The Odocoileus virginianus isolate 20LAN1187 ecotype Illinois chromosome 27, Ovbor_1.2, whole genome shotgun sequence genome has a window encoding:
- the LOC110133342 gene encoding olfactory receptor 12D2-like, with translation MLFCLFFQVMLNQTSVTEFLLLGVTDNQVLQPVLFVIFLAIYIVSLAGNGAILMVVISDPRLHSPMYFFLGNLSCLDICYSTVTLPKMLEHFLSTHKAISFLGCISQLHFFHFLGSTESMLLAVMGFDRFVAICKPLHYTLIMNHQVCLQMAVTAWIFGFFHALLHSVMTSRLNFCGSNHINHFFCDVKPLLELACGDTELNQWLLNTVTGAIAMGSFFLTFLSYFYIIIYLFFKTHSCSMLHKALSTCASHFLVVVLFFVPVIFVYIHPASSSSMDQDQIIAIMYSVVTPILNPLIYTLRNKEVKGALRRVM, from the coding sequence AtgttattttgccttttctttcaagTGATGCTGAATCAAACATCAGTCACTGAATTTCTCCTCCTGGGAGTGACAGACAACCAAGTACTGCAACCTGTTCTCTTTGTGATTTTCCTTGCCATTTACATTGTCAGCTTGGCTGGAAATGGAGCCATCCTGATGGTTGTCATCTCTGATCCAAGACTCCATTCtcctatgtattttttcctgggaaacCTGTCATGTCTAGATATCTGCTACTCCACGGTGACTCTGCCAAAGATGCTGGAGCACTTCCTCTCTACACACAAAGCAATTTCTTTCTTGGGATGCATAAGCCAGCTTCATTTCTTCCACTTCCTGGGCAGCACAGAGTCCATGTTGCTGGCTGTGATGGGTTTTGACCGCTTTGTGGCTATCTGCAAACCACTTCATTATACTCTTATAATGAATCATCAGGTCTGTTTGCAGATGGCTGTCACTGCCTGGATCTTTGGGTTTTTCCATGCCCTGCTGCACTCAGTGATGACCTCTCGCTTAAATTTTTGTGGCTCCAACCACATTAATCACTTCTTCTGTGATGTTAAGCCACTGCTGGAGTTGGCCTGTGGGGACACTGAGCTCAACCAGTGGCTGCTCAATACTGTCACAGGCGCCATTGCCATGGGCTCATTCTTTCTAACATTCCTGTcttatttctatattattatcTATCTTTTCTTCAAGACCCATTCTTGCAGCATGCTTCATAAAGCACTGTCTACTTGTGCCTCCCACTTCTTGGTAGTTGTTCTTTTCTTTGTCcctgttatttttgtttacattCATCCTGCCTCAAGTAGCTCCATGGACCAGGATCAGATCATTGCCATTATGTACAGTGTGGTCACTCCCATACTAAATCCACTGATCTATACTTTGAGGAACAAGGAAGTAAAGGGGGCCTTGAGGAGGGTGATGTGA
- the LOC110133346 gene encoding olfactory receptor 1f45-like, whose translation MNCSKNPDFVLSGLSSDPDKMQLLFSLLLALYLLSLSRNVLLLLAIGADLHLHTPMYFFLSQLSLVDLCFTTTTAPRMLEALWTSSRSISFSECLAQLNFFALFANMDNLLLTAMAIDHYAAICHPLHYPLLMIPCRCGLLVGGSWEVAHSDSLIQTLMLTRLSLYTNLKIPHFFCNFGPLFRLSCSDTHLTKDLMMVLTGLLGISPLLCIISSYVHIFLAVARVPSAQGKKKALATCTSHLSMVILFYSSVFATYLKSPSASHASGELGAVVLYTLVIPTLN comes from the coding sequence ATGAACTGCAGCAAGAACCCTGACTTTGTCCTCTCAGGGCTCTCCAGTGACCCAGACAAAATGCAGCTCCTCTTTAGTCTCCTCCTGGCCCTCTACTTGCTGAGTCTCTCAAGAAATGTGTTACTGCTGCTGGCTATCGGAGCTGAcctccacctccacacccccatgtacttcttcctcagccaGCTCTCCCTGGTCGACCTCTGCTTCACTACCACCACAGCCCCCAGAATGCTGGAGGCTCTGTGGACCAGCAGCAGATCGATCTCCTTCTCTGAGTGTCTGGCCCAATTAAATTTCTTTGCACTTTTTGCTAATATGGACAATCTGTTATTGACTGCCATGGCTATTGACCACTATGCTGCCATCTGCCATCCTCTGCACTATCCACTCCTAATGATTCCTTGCAGATGTGGGCTGCTGGTGGGTGGGTCATGGGAAGTGGCCCATTCTGACTCTTTGATCCAAACCTTGATGCTAACCCGACTGTCACTCTATACTAATCTCAAAATTCCCCACTTTTTCTGTAATTTTGGACCACTCTTTAGACTTTCCTGCTCTGATACACACCTCACTAAGGACCTGATGATGGTTCTGACAGGACTCTTAGGAATCAGCCCTCTCCTCTGCATCATAAGCTCTTATGTTCATATTTTCCTTGCTGTAGCTCGGGTCCCATCAGCACAGGGCAAAAAGAAAGCCCTGGCCACATGCACCTCCCACCTCTCTATGGTCATCCTCTTCTACAGCTCAGTCTTTGCCACCTACCTGAAGTCCCCGTCAGCTTCTCATGCATCTGGGGAGCTGGGTGCTGTTGTCCTGTACACCCTGGTAATTCCTACTCTCAATTAG
- the LOC110133334 gene encoding olfactory receptor 12D2-like → MLFCLFFQVMLNQTSVTEFLLLGVTDNQVLQPVLFVVFLAIYIVSLAGNGAILVVVISDPRLHSPMYFFLGNLSCLDICYSTVTLPKMLEHFLSTHKAISFSGCISQLHFFHFLGSTESMLLAVMGFDRFVAICKPLRYPLIMSHQVCIQMAVTIWIIGFFHALLHSVMTSHLNFCGSNHIRHFFCDVKPLLELACGDTELNEWLLNTVTGTFAIGPFFLTLLSYSYIITYLFFKTHSCSMLHKALSTCVSHFMVVVLFYAPVVFTYTRPATGSFVEQERIIAIIYSLVTPVLNPLIYTLRNKEVKGALRRAISRKL, encoded by the coding sequence atgttattttgtcttttctttcaagtGATGCTGAATCAAACATCAGTCACTGAATTTCTCCTCCTGGGAGTGACAGACAACCAAGTACTGCAACCTGTTCTCTTTGTGGTTTTCCTTGCCATTTACATTGTCAGCTTGGCTGGAAATGGAGCCATCCTGGTGGTTGTCATCTCTGATCCAAGACTCCATTCtcctatgtattttttcctgggaaacTTGTCATGTTTAGATATCTGCTACTCCACGGTGACTCTGCCAAAGATGCTGGAGCACTTCCTCTCTACACACAAAGCAATTTCTTTCTCGGGATGCATAAGCCAGCTTCATTTCTTCCACTTCCTGGGTAGCACAGAGTCCATGTTGCTGGCTGTGATGGGTTTTGACCGCTTTGTGGCTATCTGCAAACCACTTCGGTACCCTCTTATCATGAGTCATCAGGTCTGTATCCAGATGGCTGTCACTATCTGGATTATTGGTTTTTTCCATGCCCTACTGCACTCAGTGATGACCTCTCACTTAAACTTCTGTGGTTCCAACCACATCCGTCACTTCTTCTGTGATGTTAAGCCACTGCTGGAGTTAGCCTGTGGGGACACTGAGCTCAATGAGTGGCTGCTCAATACTGTCACAGGGACCTTTGCCATTGGCCCATTTTTTCTAACACTTCTATCCTATTCCTACATTATTACCTATCTTTTCTTCAAGACCCATTCTTGCAGCATGCTCCATAAAGCACTGTCTACTTGTGTCTCCCACTTCATGGTAGTTGTTCTTTTCTATGCTCCCGTAGTTTTCACTTACACTCGTCCTGCCACAGGTAGCTTTGTGGAGCAGGAACGGATCATCGCCATTATATACAGCTTGGTCACTCCTGTACTAAATCCACTGATCTATACTTTGAGGAACAAGGAAGTGAAGGGGGCCTTGAGGAGAGCAATCAGTAGAAAACTCTGA